A stretch of DNA from Lotus japonicus ecotype B-129 chromosome 4, LjGifu_v1.2:
AAGTTGGCTCCTCATTGGTACAGATGTTTAAAATGTGGTCCTATTCTGTgttcttttgatttttcttttttgaatttGTCATAGCTACTTCAGGCACATCTATGATTTGAACGTTTGAGAATCAAACTAAATTGTATTCAGTTACAATCatgaaaatcatttttttttaaatgttaaatCCAAATCATTTGCTCCATCGGGATTCAGATAACATTGTCGTTAAATATTCGTACAAGAGTcaggaattttatttttctccttTACTTGAGGTATAAgttaaatgaataattaaatgaaatgttcattaaaaaatgcagcaaaaaaaactaattaaaaaaatacaatgaaATAATAATCACGCAGAAACAATGTTGTTCACTTATTCTATGGCTCTATTGTATTGGATGTGCACCCACATTCCCTTGCCAGGCACGCCACGGTGGTTCACAAAGAGCAAGTAGTAGCCAGGAGGAGCAATCACAGAGTTTGGTGGTGCCGCTATCCTAACCCGGTAAAGCCCTGGTGAGTCCACCATGAGTTTGTCAAGCTTGAGAACCAAAAGCCTCTGACCCATGGAGAAGCCGTGAGTGGTGAAAGGTGGGAAATACATGGTCACCTTAATGTCATTCATGGTCAACTCAGCTCCATCTTGCACAGCGAATACAGTCTCAAAGAATTGCCCATACCTCAACTCCTTGGTTGATTCATCCTCATTAATCATAGGCCTGTAGATGTCAAAATCCACATCCAGATAAGGAGGAGAAAATGCCTCAACTCTGGTCTCAGTTGGGAACTTGTCATTATCCTTATAGGTTTCATGGGTGTTGCTACCACCAACCCAAACCCTGCCATCAGGAAGCACTAGTGAAGTTGAGTGATACATTCTTGCTATCTGGGTAGGCTTTAGCTCCCTGAACCTCAACCCTTTAGGTTTCTCTGGGCTATACAACACTGGGGTGTAGTTGGGTTTGTCAGCATCCCACCATGCTGCTGTGCCCACTTGTGCACCATTAATGAGCAAGATTTCTCCGTTGGGGAGGACAAGAGAGTCTCCCATGGTTCTTCTTGAAGGCATTAACTCGGAGTCCCATTCAGGGTAAGGGTCAGTGATGGTTAGCCTGTTGCAATCTTGAAGTGCAGGGTGGAAGATCTTTCTTAACTCAGACAACTCGAAGGCGGTGGGGACATTTCCACCACAAACGATGACCTCCGCCTTGTTATCAGCGGCATTGAGGTCTATTGGGAGGAGGGCGGACATGCCAGAGGCAGGGTAGTTGCGAGAGCCGCCAGGGAGAACGGGGAAGGTGCGAACCACTTTGTGGGAGGTGGGGTTGAGGAGGATAGAGCGGTtgttggagaagatgaagaggttTCCGTCGATGGAAAGGTGGACAAATGGGTACAAATTGTTCTCATCGAAGTCGGAAGTCTCATACAGGTAGGGGAAGAAGAAGGGTTTAGTGTTCTTTTCCCCTTCTTGTCTTGGAATGAACTCGTAGCTAAAAGCTCTGCGCCCTCCTATCAAAATGAAGTCTCCATTTGGAAGAATTTGTTGAGTTGCATACCTATTCATATGTGAGCATTTGAGAATAATTAATCaccattcatatatatatttatacgGGCAATATAGCATTGTTAACACAACACAAAAAGATAAAATAGATCTCAATATGTTCATAAGGCAAGAGTTCATGAGACAGACATTGATAAAAATAGTCCTTTAAAATCATAAGTACATACCATCTATCGGCTGCCAACACGTTGTCATATTCCCTCCATTCACATTCTTGGCAAGCACCACCACCTATGTATCTGAGAGTTCTTCCACCATCAGCAAAACCACCAGCACCCACGAGGGT
This window harbors:
- the LOC130710710 gene encoding aldehyde oxidase GLOX1 produces the protein MARLLKVVLILSLLFLAVDVDARHKKHKKKHIHHRRRKHHPFPDLPFDPPPIYGEEPGDGDKEIVPPELGEEIKKEDFIINNIGHWELISENAGVSAMHVNLLPTNKIIVFDAKVYRTSRIKLPEGTPCVPYKDFATKEDRVDCFAHAVEYDIETNQVRPLLIKGGDPWCSSGGLAPDGTLVGAGGFADGGRTLRYIGGGACQECEWREYDNVLAADRWYATQQILPNGDFILIGGRRAFSYEFIPRQEGEKNTKPFFFPYLYETSDFDENNLYPFVHLSIDGNLFIFSNNRSILLNPTSHKVVRTFPVLPGGSRNYPASGMSALLPIDLNAADNKAEVIVCGGNVPTAFELSELRKIFHPALQDCNRLTITDPYPEWDSELMPSRRTMGDSLVLPNGEILLINGAQVGTAAWWDADKPNYTPVLYSPEKPKGLRFRELKPTQIARMYHSTSLVLPDGRVWVGGSNTHETYKDNDKFPTETRVEAFSPPYLDVDFDIYRPMINEDESTKELRYGQFFETVFAVQDGAELTMNDIKVTMYFPPFTTHGFSMGQRLLVLKLDKLMVDSPGLYRVRIAAPPNSVIAPPGYYLLFVNHRGVPGKGMWVHIQYNRAIE